From a region of the Mercurialis annua linkage group LG1-X, ddMerAnnu1.2, whole genome shotgun sequence genome:
- the LOC126665472 gene encoding GDSL esterase/lipase EXL1-like — protein MQFQSSYVSRRTILIWLSVAWSTTTTTTALIKLPENVTVPAVIAFGDSIVDAGNNNNIQTLIKCNFPPYGLDFYGGIPTGRFCDGKIPSDIIAEELGVKEILPAYLDPTLLPQDLITGVTFASGGSGFDPLTSKLASVISLTEQLNHFKGYIAKVKGIVGEEEAKFIIRNSLYLVVAGSDDIANTYFSLRARKLHYDVPAYTDLMANSASTFIQDLYNLGGRRIGVFSAPPIGCVPSQRTLAGGSERVCADNYNEAATLFNSKLSAKLNSLTTSLPQSKIIYIDIYKPLLNIIQYPKQYGFEVVNKGCCGTGAIEVAVLCNGAVPVTCDNVSNHVFWDSYHPTEKAYKLIVSQNLQIYSFFRHSSFILNLLLLVLTNILLRTTNALIKLPPNVTVPAIFVFGDSIVDTGNNNYIPTIIKCNFPPYGVDFKGGFATGRFCDGKVPSDLIAEELGIKDTVPAYLDPNILPQDFLTGVTFASGGSGYDLLTANLVSVISLDKQLAYFGEYIERAKRMVGEERTKNIIGNSLFMVVAGSNDIANTYFTLKTRKAGYNINAYTDLLANSAYNFVKNLSSIGATRIGVLSSPPVGCVPAQRTLAGGFHRECDENQNQAAFSFNYKLNKTLAFLNTQFPNSKIVFIDVYTSLLDIISNPQQYGFDVSNKGCCGTGNIEAVILCTSATPTMCPNVSDYVFWDSYHPTEKTYRILVSQFVKNYSYKFF, from the exons ATGCAGTTTCAGTCGTCCTATGTTTCTCGTCGTACCATATTAATATGGCTGTCTGTTGCATGGAGTACTACTACTACAACAACAGCTCTGATAAAGCTGCCGGAAAATGTAACGGTACCGGCAGTTATAGCGTTTGGAGATTCCATAGTTGATGCAGGcaataacaacaatatccaaACCCTTATCAAGTGCAATTTCCCTCCTTATGGACTTGATTTCTACGGTGGAATTCCAACCGGAAGATTTTGCGACGGCAAAATTCCTTCTGACATTATAG CTGAAGAACTGGGAGTCAAAGAAATTTTGCCAGCTTATTTGGACCCAACTTTACTGCCTCAAGATCTCATAACAGGAGTAACTTTTGCTTCAGGTGGTTCGGGTTTTGATCCTTTGACATCCAAGTTGGCG TCAGTTATATCATTGACCGAGCAGTTGAATCATTTCAAAGGATACATAGCGAAGGTGAAAGGTATTGTGGGAGAAGAAGAAGCGAAATTCATAATAAGAAATAGTCTGTATTTAGTGGTAGCAGGCAGTGATGATATTGCCAATACCTATTTTTCTCTACGTGCTCGAAAGCTTCATTATGATGTTCCTGCATACACCGATCTTATGGCTAATTCAGCTTCTACTTTTATCCAG GATTTATACAATTTGGGAGGAAGAAGGATTGGAGTATTTAGTGCGCCGCCAATTGGATGTGTGCCATCACAAAGAACACTAGCAGGGGGATCTGAAAGAGTATGTGCAGACAATTATAATGAAGCAGCAACTTTATTCAACTCCAAATTGTCTGCAAAACTGAATTCTCTCACTACAAGCCTGCCTCAAAGCAAAATTATCTACATAGATATCTACAAGCCTCTCCTTAATATCATCCAATACCCTAAACAATATG GATTTGAAGTAGTAAATAAAGGATGTTGTGGAACTGGAGCCATAGAAGTTGCTGTGTTATGTAATGGAGCAGTTCCAGTTACATGTGATAATGTTTCTAACCATGTGTTTTGGGATAGCTATCATCCCACAGAAAAAGCTTATAAGTTGATCGTCTCTCAAAACCTTCAAATCTAT AGTTTT TTTCGACATTCttctttcattttaaatttgttgCTACTTGTGCTGACAAATATTCTATTACGGACCACAAATGCTTTGATAAAGCTACCACCTAATGTCACAGTTCCAGCCATTTTTGTATTCGGTGATTCCATAGTTGATACTGgcaataataattatattccgACCATTATCAAATGCAATTTTCCTCCTTACGGTGTAGATTTTAAAGGCGGCTTTGCCACCGGAAGGTTTTGCGACGGGAAAGTCCCATCTGACCTTATAG CGGAAGAATTAGGAATCAAAGACACAGTACCAGCTTATCTAGATCCAAATATTCTGCCTCAGGATTTCCTCACCGGAGTAACATTCGCTTCCGGCGGCAGCGGATATGATCTATTAACAGCTAATTTAGTG TCGGTTATATCATTAGACAAACAATTAGCGTACTTTGGAGAGTACATAGAGAGAGCGAAACGGATGGTCGGAGAAGAACGGACGAAAAATATAATCGGAAATAGTTTATTCATGGTGGTCGCCGGCAGCAACGACATTGCCAACACCTATTTTACTCTTAAGACAAGGAAAGCCGGTTACAATATTAATGCCTATACTGATCTTTTGGCTAACTCCGCTTACAATTTCGTTAAG AATTTATCTTCCATTGGAGCAACAAGAATTGGAGTATTAAGTTCACCACCCGTTGGATGCGTGCCGGCGCAAAGAACTTTAGCAGGTGGATTCCACAGAGAGTGCGATGAAAACCAGAACCAAGCAGCATTCTCATTCAACTACAAACTAAATAAAACGCTGGCGTTTCTTAATACTCAATTCCCTAACAGTAAAATTGTCTTTATAGATGTCTACACTTCTTTGCTTGATATTATCTCAAATCCTCAACAATATG GTTTTGATGTTTCAAACAAAGGATGTTGTGGAACAGGAAATATAGAAGCTGTTATTTTATGTACAAGTGCAACTCCTACAATGTGTCCTAATGTTTCTGATTATGTATTTTGGGACAGTTATCATCCAACTGAAAAAACTTACAGAATACTTGTCTCACAATTTGTCAAAAATTATTCCTACAAATTCTTCTAA
- the LOC126666254 gene encoding uncharacterized protein LOC126666254, with protein MEPVGFVVDKIKGIAKSGQDFMDGLFHRRSNSSSRNPIEILKRLQREAFSDIMKLRDRQDKVERVLTFSKTSKGSFSQEAGTRVRGDVDVLGAIILLGDVDQQQHLDALGRAGIRTGVDSRFIFETTMREKDTLLAEFVASQNGTHDVSGSVLSLSKVLYMANICDWFSATAIPVGAQCRDLRIATSSSNQRKGLTDLSFIGPPLLHQHTGSAIGLTVKKSNVMASMAQSISRFEVHSCLSTFGQIICQLPRGVKLSLLCLNQVPKSSSHRINLGSLCVPLVCMKGNKASATMVEPTAPQMETSSLRSVSTGSVALKLESELDENTKIEGWVELKNSNIKQLQWGFNMFDDSADESGWGVSVSGTVENSSNWTHLQAESYLKLNLGEKLSLKPGIVYAVDGNSKIVGLMLRSNWSF; from the exons ATGGAGCCTGTAGGTTTTGTAGTAGATAAAATCAAAGGGATTGCAAAATCAGGACAAGATTTCATGGACGGTCTTTTCCACCGCCGCAGCAATTCTTCGAGCCGGAATCCG ATTGAGATCTTGAAGCGGTTGCAACGAGAAGCTTTTTCGGATATTATGAAACTCAGGGACAGGCAAGATAAGGTCGAGCGAGTCCTTACCTTTTCTAAAACATCCAAGGGGAGTTTCTCCCAAGAAGCCGGTACTCGTGTGAGGGGAGATGTTGATGTTCTCGGAGCAATAATATTGCTGGGTGATGTTGATCAGCAGCAGCATTTGGATGCTCTTGGTAGAGCAGGAATTAGAACCGGAGTTGATTCCAGGTTCATTTTTGAAACAACTATGCGGGAGAAGGATACTCTTCTTGCTGAATTTGTGGCTAGTCAAAACGGCACACATGATGTTTCAGGAAGTGTACTTTCTCTGTCAAAAGTCTTATATATGGCAAATATTTGTGATTGGTTTTCCGCTACTGCAATTCCAGTAGGAGCACAGTGCAGGGATCTCAGAATTGCTACAAGCTCTTCTAACCAG AGAAAAGGCCTGACTGATCTTTCATTCATTGGACCACCCCTTTTACATCAACATACTGGTAGTGCAATTGGCCTGACagttaaaaaatcaaatgtcATGGCTTCAATGGCTCAGTCGATTTCTAGATTCGAAGTGCATTCATGCTTAAGCACTTTCGGCCAAATTATCTGTCAATTACCAAGAGGAGTAAAACTATCACTTTTATGTCTCAATCAAGTGCCAAAATCATCTAGTCACCGCATAAATCTTGGATCCCTCTGTGTTCCTTTAGTCTGTATGAAAGGTAACAAAGCTTCTGCAACAATGGTTGAACCAACAGCTCCACAGATGGAAACAAGCAGCTTGCGAAGTGTCTCAACTGGGTCTGTTGCATTGAAGCTGGAGTCAGAACTGGATGAAAACACTAAAATTGAGGGTTGGGTCgaattgaaaaattcaaatatcaaaCAGTTGCAATGGGGTTTCAACATGTTTGATGATTCTGCAGATGAATCTGGGTGGGGTGTTTCTGTGAGTGGGACAGTTGAAAATTCTAGTAACTGGACCCATTTACAGGCTGAATCATACCTAAAACTGAACTTGGGGGAAAAACTCAGCTTGAAACCAGGCATTGTATATGCAGTGGATGGTAATTCCAAGATTGTTGGCCTTATGCTCCGGTCAAATTGGTCCTTTTGA
- the LOC126682156 gene encoding SKP1-like protein 1A: MSSGKKITLKSSDGETFEVEEVVALESQTIKHMIEDDCADSGIPLPNVTSKILSKVIEYCKKHVETPKSEDRPSTVDDDLKAWDAEFVKVDQATLFDLILAANYLNIKSLLDLTCQTVADMIKGKTPEEIRKTFNIKNDFTPEEEEEVRRENQWAFE, translated from the exons ATGTCGAGTGGAAAGAAAATAACCCTAAAAAGTTCCGACGGAGAGACTTTCGAggtggaggaggtggtggcgCTGGAATCGCAGACGATTAAGCACATGATAGAGGACGACTGCGCCGATAGTGGCATCCCTCTGCCGAACGTCACGAGTAAGATCTTATCTAAGGTTATTGAGTACTGCAAGAAGCATGTCGAGACCCCTAAATCTGAAGATCGCCCTTCTACTGTTGATGATGACCTTAAGGCTTGGGACGCTGAGTTCGTCAAAGTGGATCAGGCCACTCTTTTCGATCTCATCCTG GCTGCCAATTATCTGAACATCAAGAGCTTGCTGGATCTAACTTGTCAGACAGTTGCTGACATGATCAAGGGAAAAACTCCAGAAGAAATTCGGAAGACTTTTAACATTAAGAATGACTTCACCCCTGAAGAAGAGGAGGAAGTTCGCAGGGAGAACCAGTGGGCCTTCGAGTAA